In Gopherus evgoodei ecotype Sinaloan lineage chromosome 10, rGopEvg1_v1.p, whole genome shotgun sequence, a single window of DNA contains:
- the RHCG gene encoding ammonium transporter Rh type C isoform X2: MIFVGFGFLMTFLQRYGFGAVGFNFLLAAFGIQWALLMQGWFHSFENGKILIGVENLINADFCVGSVSIAFGAILGKTSPVQLLILTLFQVTLFAVNEYILVSLLHVKDAGGSMTIHTFGAYFGLTVTRILYRPNLEQSKDKQGSVYHSDLFAMIGTLYLWMYWPSFNSAVSNHGDAQHRAAINTYCSLASCVLTTVAFSSLLQKKGKLNMVHIQNATLAGGVAVGTSAEMMLTPYGSLIVGFLCGIVSTVGFVYLMPFLESKLRIQDTCGIHNLHAMPGLIGGIVGAVTAATATEEVYGKEGLISAFDFTGDYKDRTPSVQGGFQAAGIFVSLAMALAGGAIVGAILKIPFLGDPADENCFEDDVYWEVPEDEESSLYPMHDPTLKPVTS, encoded by the exons ATGATCTTCGTGGGTTTTGGCTTCCTGATGACATTCCTCCAGCGCTATGGCTTTGGAGCTGTTGGCTTCAACTTCCTCCTTGCCGCCTTTGGGATCCAGTGGGCTCTCTTGATGCAGGGCTGGTTCCATTCTTTCGAGAATGGAAAGATACTCATTGGAGTGGAAAA cctgaTCAATGCAGATTTCTGTGTGGGTTCTGTCTCCATTGCCTTTGGGGCCATCCTGGGCAAAACCAGCCCCGTGCAGCTGCTCATCCTGACGTTGTTTCAAGTCACGCTCTTTGCTGTGAACGAGTACATCCTCGTCAGCCTGCTCCAC GTTAAGGATGCTGGTGGATCCATGACCATTCATACGTTTGGAGCCTATTTTGGCCTGACAGTGACCAGAATTCTGTACCGGCCCAACCTGGAACAGAGTAAAGACAAGCAAGGCTCTGTGTACCACTCCGACCTCTTTGCTATGATCG gtACCCTGTACCTGTGGATGTATTGGCCCAGCTTTAACTCAGCTGTTTCAAACCACGGGGATGCACAGCACCGAGCCGCCATTAACACCTATTGCTCACTGGCCTCCtgtgtcctcactaccgtggcctTCTCCAGCCTGCTGCAGAAGAAAGGCAAGCTCAACATG GTTCATATCCAGAATGCAACGCTGGCCGGTGGTGTGGCTGTGGGGACCAGCGCAGAGATGATGCTGACTCCATACGGATCCCTCATCGTTGGATTCCTCTGTGGCATTGTGTCCACCGTTGGGTTCGTCTACCTCATG CCATTCCTGGAGTCCAAGCTGCGCATCCAGGACACCTGCGGCATCCACAACCTACATGCCATGCCAGGGCTTATTGGGGGCATTGTGGGGGCTGTCACCGCAGCCACAGCCACTGAAGAGGTGTATGGAAAGGAAGG GCTCATCAGTGCCTTTGACTTCACGGGTGACTACAAGGATCGGACACCCAGTGTCCAAGGGGGGTTCCAGGCAGCTGGCATTTTCGTGTCCCTGGCCATGGCCTTGGCTGGAGGGGCCATtgtgg GtgctattttgaaaatcccattcttgGGGGACCCTGCAGATGAGAACTGCTTTGAGGATGATGTCTACTGGGAG GTGCctgaggatgaggagagcagCCTGTACCCTATGCATGACCCCACCCTCAAACCTGTGACTTCCTAA
- the RHCG gene encoding ammonium transporter Rh type C isoform X1 — protein MEGEIACTTAFQDVHVMIFVGFGFLMTFLQRYGFGAVGFNFLLAAFGIQWALLMQGWFHSFENGKILIGVENLINADFCVGSVSIAFGAILGKTSPVQLLILTLFQVTLFAVNEYILVSLLHVKDAGGSMTIHTFGAYFGLTVTRILYRPNLEQSKDKQGSVYHSDLFAMIGTLYLWMYWPSFNSAVSNHGDAQHRAAINTYCSLASCVLTTVAFSSLLQKKGKLNMVHIQNATLAGGVAVGTSAEMMLTPYGSLIVGFLCGIVSTVGFVYLMPFLESKLRIQDTCGIHNLHAMPGLIGGIVGAVTAATATEEVYGKEGLISAFDFTGDYKDRTPSVQGGFQAAGIFVSLAMALAGGAIVGAILKIPFLGDPADENCFEDDVYWEVPEDEESSLYPMHDPTLKPVTS, from the exons CTTTCCAGGATGTCCACGTGATGATCTTCGTGGGTTTTGGCTTCCTGATGACATTCCTCCAGCGCTATGGCTTTGGAGCTGTTGGCTTCAACTTCCTCCTTGCCGCCTTTGGGATCCAGTGGGCTCTCTTGATGCAGGGCTGGTTCCATTCTTTCGAGAATGGAAAGATACTCATTGGAGTGGAAAA cctgaTCAATGCAGATTTCTGTGTGGGTTCTGTCTCCATTGCCTTTGGGGCCATCCTGGGCAAAACCAGCCCCGTGCAGCTGCTCATCCTGACGTTGTTTCAAGTCACGCTCTTTGCTGTGAACGAGTACATCCTCGTCAGCCTGCTCCAC GTTAAGGATGCTGGTGGATCCATGACCATTCATACGTTTGGAGCCTATTTTGGCCTGACAGTGACCAGAATTCTGTACCGGCCCAACCTGGAACAGAGTAAAGACAAGCAAGGCTCTGTGTACCACTCCGACCTCTTTGCTATGATCG gtACCCTGTACCTGTGGATGTATTGGCCCAGCTTTAACTCAGCTGTTTCAAACCACGGGGATGCACAGCACCGAGCCGCCATTAACACCTATTGCTCACTGGCCTCCtgtgtcctcactaccgtggcctTCTCCAGCCTGCTGCAGAAGAAAGGCAAGCTCAACATG GTTCATATCCAGAATGCAACGCTGGCCGGTGGTGTGGCTGTGGGGACCAGCGCAGAGATGATGCTGACTCCATACGGATCCCTCATCGTTGGATTCCTCTGTGGCATTGTGTCCACCGTTGGGTTCGTCTACCTCATG CCATTCCTGGAGTCCAAGCTGCGCATCCAGGACACCTGCGGCATCCACAACCTACATGCCATGCCAGGGCTTATTGGGGGCATTGTGGGGGCTGTCACCGCAGCCACAGCCACTGAAGAGGTGTATGGAAAGGAAGG GCTCATCAGTGCCTTTGACTTCACGGGTGACTACAAGGATCGGACACCCAGTGTCCAAGGGGGGTTCCAGGCAGCTGGCATTTTCGTGTCCCTGGCCATGGCCTTGGCTGGAGGGGCCATtgtgg GtgctattttgaaaatcccattcttgGGGGACCCTGCAGATGAGAACTGCTTTGAGGATGATGTCTACTGGGAG GTGCctgaggatgaggagagcagCCTGTACCCTATGCATGACCCCACCCTCAAACCTGTGACTTCCTAA
- the RHCG gene encoding ammonium transporter Rh type C isoform X3, whose protein sequence is MVKNTYMRWRLPFVCLLWEVAMIILFGVFVRFDPEADAHWKEEQRQKNLTSDIENDFYFRYPSFQDVHVMIFVGFGFLMTFLQRYGFGAVGFNFLLAAFGIQWALLMQGWFHSFENGKILIGVENLINADFCVGSVSIAFGAILGKTSPVQLLILTLFQVTLFAVNEYILVSLLHVKDAGGSMTIHTFGAYFGLTVTRILYRPNLEQSKDKQGSVYHSDLFAMIGTLYLWMYWPSFNSAVSNHGDAQHRAAINTYCSLASCVLTTVAFSSLLQKKGKLNMVHIQNATLAGGVAVGTSAEMMLTPYGSLIVGFLCGIVSTVGFVYLMPFLESKLRIQDTCGIHNLHAMPGLIGGIVGAVTAATATEEVYGKEGLISAFDFTGDYKDRTPSVQGGFQAAGIFVSLAMALAGGAIVGAILKIPFLGDPADENCFEDDVYWEVPEDEESSLYPMHDPTLKPVTS, encoded by the exons ATGGTGAAGAACACGTACATGCGCTGGCGGCTGCCGTTTGTCTGCCTCCTCTGGGAGGTTGCTATGATCATCCTCTTTGGGGTCTTTGTGCGCTTTGACCCCGAAGCTGATGCGCACTGGAAGGAGGAGCAGCGCCAGAAGAACCTCACCAGTGACATAGAGAACGATTTCTACTTCAGGTATCCAT CTTTCCAGGATGTCCACGTGATGATCTTCGTGGGTTTTGGCTTCCTGATGACATTCCTCCAGCGCTATGGCTTTGGAGCTGTTGGCTTCAACTTCCTCCTTGCCGCCTTTGGGATCCAGTGGGCTCTCTTGATGCAGGGCTGGTTCCATTCTTTCGAGAATGGAAAGATACTCATTGGAGTGGAAAA cctgaTCAATGCAGATTTCTGTGTGGGTTCTGTCTCCATTGCCTTTGGGGCCATCCTGGGCAAAACCAGCCCCGTGCAGCTGCTCATCCTGACGTTGTTTCAAGTCACGCTCTTTGCTGTGAACGAGTACATCCTCGTCAGCCTGCTCCAC GTTAAGGATGCTGGTGGATCCATGACCATTCATACGTTTGGAGCCTATTTTGGCCTGACAGTGACCAGAATTCTGTACCGGCCCAACCTGGAACAGAGTAAAGACAAGCAAGGCTCTGTGTACCACTCCGACCTCTTTGCTATGATCG gtACCCTGTACCTGTGGATGTATTGGCCCAGCTTTAACTCAGCTGTTTCAAACCACGGGGATGCACAGCACCGAGCCGCCATTAACACCTATTGCTCACTGGCCTCCtgtgtcctcactaccgtggcctTCTCCAGCCTGCTGCAGAAGAAAGGCAAGCTCAACATG GTTCATATCCAGAATGCAACGCTGGCCGGTGGTGTGGCTGTGGGGACCAGCGCAGAGATGATGCTGACTCCATACGGATCCCTCATCGTTGGATTCCTCTGTGGCATTGTGTCCACCGTTGGGTTCGTCTACCTCATG CCATTCCTGGAGTCCAAGCTGCGCATCCAGGACACCTGCGGCATCCACAACCTACATGCCATGCCAGGGCTTATTGGGGGCATTGTGGGGGCTGTCACCGCAGCCACAGCCACTGAAGAGGTGTATGGAAAGGAAGG GCTCATCAGTGCCTTTGACTTCACGGGTGACTACAAGGATCGGACACCCAGTGTCCAAGGGGGGTTCCAGGCAGCTGGCATTTTCGTGTCCCTGGCCATGGCCTTGGCTGGAGGGGCCATtgtgg GtgctattttgaaaatcccattcttgGGGGACCCTGCAGATGAGAACTGCTTTGAGGATGATGTCTACTGGGAG GTGCctgaggatgaggagagcagCCTGTACCCTATGCATGACCCCACCCTCAAACCTGTGACTTCCTAA